Proteins encoded in a region of the Paucibacter sediminis genome:
- a CDS encoding PEP-CTERM sorting domain-containing protein, producing MALGLSLLSLAAQASTDCSFNDLSGISSTGFACVGFNNGNLLNTSTGALSQASSALASLGYTGSTAWAEKIELGGGQAVNFSTVLNGTTWVAIHKGKGGAAGFNGTAFYRFDAGTNLDNFNFLLAGSSGAVLYATGLNGGGSGGGGVPAVPEPQSYALMAAGLAALAFIARRRARQ from the coding sequence ATGGCCCTCGGTCTTTCGCTGCTGTCCCTCGCCGCCCAGGCGAGCACGGACTGCAGTTTCAATGACCTGTCGGGCATCAGCAGCACCGGCTTTGCCTGCGTAGGCTTCAACAACGGCAACCTGCTGAACACCAGCACGGGCGCCCTCAGCCAGGCCTCCAGCGCGCTGGCCAGCCTGGGTTACACCGGCAGCACGGCCTGGGCCGAAAAGATCGAACTGGGCGGCGGCCAGGCGGTGAACTTCAGCACCGTGCTGAACGGCACCACCTGGGTGGCGATCCACAAGGGCAAGGGCGGCGCAGCGGGCTTCAATGGCACCGCGTTCTACCGTTTCGACGCCGGAACGAATCTGGACAACTTCAACTTCCTGCTGGCCGGCTCGTCGGGCGCGGTGCTGTATGCCACCGGCCTGAACGGCGGTGGCAGCGGTGGTGGTGGTGTGCCGGCCGTGCCCGAACCCCAGAGCTATGCCCTGATGGCAGCCGGCCTGGCCGCCCTGGCCTTTATCGCCCGCCGTCGCGCGCGCCAGTAA
- a CDS encoding PEP-CTERM sorting domain-containing protein has protein sequence MNNFRLTISAVALCALSLVAQAKPVQQVSPSSLDCAASDLGLASGNGFACAGYVEGNLLNEANSAAAAALLASLGLSDWTGQIAEKIELGGGSAVDFSTPLFGTTWVGIHKGKAGPNGVEGTAFYKFDAGTDLNSFKYLLAGSSGAVLYSTGKPTTPDGGSGGGGSGNQVPEPSSLLLLAAALGAAGLTAKRRRSAR, from the coding sequence ATGAACAACTTCCGTCTCACCATCTCCGCAGTCGCGCTCTGCGCCCTGTCCCTGGTGGCCCAGGCCAAGCCGGTGCAGCAGGTCAGCCCCAGCAGCCTGGATTGCGCAGCCAGTGACCTGGGTCTTGCCAGCGGCAACGGCTTTGCATGCGCCGGCTATGTCGAGGGCAATCTGCTCAATGAGGCTAATAGTGCGGCCGCGGCGGCCCTGCTGGCATCGCTGGGTCTGAGCGACTGGACGGGCCAGATCGCCGAGAAGATCGAGCTCGGTGGCGGCTCGGCGGTGGATTTCTCGACCCCGCTGTTCGGTACCACCTGGGTCGGCATTCACAAGGGCAAGGCCGGCCCGAATGGCGTGGAAGGCACGGCCTTCTACAAGTTCGACGCCGGTACCGATCTGAACAGCTTCAAGTACCTGCTGGCCGGCTCCTCGGGCGCGGTGCTGTATTCGACCGGCAAGCCCACCACGCCGGATGGCGGTTCGGGTGGTGGTGGCTCCGGCAACCAGGTACCCGAGCCCAGCAGCCTGCTGCTGTTGGCGGCCGCCCTGGGCGCCGCTGGCCTTACCGCGAAGCGTCGCCGTTCGGCGCGCTGA
- a CDS encoding substrate-binding periplasmic protein, whose translation MSRDGIKNKLGWAGLLLCGAMAAHAGDGPDCARALTLALHDHGLLYSAETSTGIDKDIADELARRSGCRLHVSLMARARIWQLIESGGLDFSLSGIGSPERDKFAAFAWYFSNKYYLLARRDAQLQRIEDFERNPALKLGVIRAFRYSESANRLVDRLAEQQRVIQSSGLSALFAALGSGQIQAMIIEPFDYPTLDSARIREFSQILEFGDKPIPHGLIMSRASLSESEQGKWRALVESMLRDGTVQRIFEKYFKPDLARAMVSF comes from the coding sequence ATGAGCAGGGACGGCATCAAGAACAAGCTGGGGTGGGCGGGCCTGTTGCTGTGTGGCGCGATGGCGGCTCACGCGGGCGACGGCCCCGACTGCGCGCGCGCCCTGACGCTGGCCCTGCACGACCACGGCCTGCTCTATTCGGCCGAGACCTCGACCGGCATCGACAAGGACATCGCGGATGAGTTGGCGCGCCGCAGCGGCTGCCGCCTGCATGTCTCGCTGATGGCGCGCGCGCGCATCTGGCAGCTGATCGAATCGGGCGGTCTGGACTTCAGCCTCTCCGGCATCGGCAGCCCCGAGCGCGACAAGTTCGCCGCCTTCGCCTGGTACTTCAGCAACAAGTACTACCTGCTGGCGCGGCGCGATGCCCAGCTGCAGCGCATCGAGGACTTCGAGCGCAACCCGGCCCTCAAGCTGGGCGTGATACGCGCCTTCCGCTACAGCGAAAGTGCCAACCGCCTGGTGGACCGGCTCGCCGAGCAGCAGCGCGTGATCCAGTCCTCCGGCCTCTCGGCCCTGTTCGCGGCGCTGGGCAGTGGCCAGATCCAGGCCATGATCATCGAACCCTTCGATTACCCGACGCTGGATTCGGCGCGCATCCGCGAGTTCAGCCAGATCCTCGAGTTCGGCGACAAGCCGATCCCGCACGGCCTCATCATGTCGCGCGCCAGCCTCAGCGAGAGCGAGCAGGGCAAGTGGCGGGCCCTGGTGGAGAGCATGTTGCGCGACGGCACGGTGCAGCGCATCTTCGAAAAATACTTCAAGCCCGACCTGGCACGCGCCATGGTCAGCTTCTGA
- a CDS encoding sensor domain-containing diguanylate cyclase → MASGSPSFPTWLSGRALPLLVMAAGLALSLGLWQREHAEAQARLRLGFDASLREASLRVEQRMAAHELLLQGVQGFLHAHGLQDPQGLRLYVDSLPLGADFAGLQGLGLAEWRAAPGRAPMIQLEPGVRRNLAALGVDLMVDPLIRPALELARDSGRMALSDRFDLQGIKLGKQVGFLALLPVYAPKLAPQSVEERRAALRAWVVAPVAMPELMASLYGELAPGLRLELFSGTEPRAAQRLFASERRSEGGALMQGQEYLVLGGQTWTLLLQADGAFAPAQGLQDARQVLAAGVLASLLLSLLSWALGSSRERAHVLAQDMTAALRRSEQRWAFALEGAGDGIWDWEIPSQKLSTSPRWKSIMNLPDASAEPNMSQVLASIHGDDRMRVQAEFQHCLDGLVPAVALEYRIADGQGGWRWVLVRGTVVERDAQQRPLRMLGTLSDIQARRESEERVRFMASHDPLTELANRAHFQERMNYSLANARRYHETLGLILLDLDRFKPINDQFGHAVGDQLLQTVAKRLKNAVRETDTVGRIGGDEFVVLLTGPVTRDSAQVVADKIFNQLAMPMEIAGVHLELTCSLGLAIYPEDGQDELSLTKAADDAMYRNKRAGRAWMGNGELRGP, encoded by the coding sequence ATGGCTTCCGGATCGCCAAGCTTCCCGACCTGGTTGAGCGGCCGTGCCTTGCCGCTGCTGGTGATGGCCGCCGGGCTGGCCCTGAGCCTGGGCCTGTGGCAGCGCGAGCATGCCGAGGCGCAGGCGCGGCTGCGGCTCGGCTTCGATGCCAGCCTGCGCGAGGCCAGCCTGCGCGTGGAGCAGCGCATGGCCGCGCACGAGTTGCTGCTGCAAGGCGTGCAGGGCTTTCTGCATGCCCATGGCCTGCAGGACCCGCAAGGCCTGCGCCTCTATGTCGACTCGCTGCCGCTGGGCGCCGATTTCGCCGGCCTGCAGGGCCTGGGCCTGGCCGAATGGCGCGCGGCGCCGGGGCGGGCGCCGATGATCCAGCTGGAGCCCGGCGTGCGCCGCAATCTGGCGGCCTTGGGCGTCGATCTGATGGTCGATCCCTTGATACGGCCGGCGCTGGAGCTGGCGCGCGATTCTGGCCGCATGGCTCTCAGCGATCGCTTTGACCTGCAAGGCATCAAGCTGGGCAAACAGGTCGGCTTCCTGGCCCTGCTGCCGGTCTATGCGCCCAAGCTCGCGCCCCAGAGCGTGGAGGAGCGCCGTGCCGCGCTGCGCGCCTGGGTGGTCGCGCCGGTCGCCATGCCCGAGCTGATGGCCAGCCTGTATGGCGAACTGGCGCCCGGCCTGCGGCTGGAGCTGTTCAGCGGCACCGAGCCGCGCGCCGCGCAGCGCCTGTTCGCCTCCGAGCGCCGGTCCGAGGGCGGGGCGCTGATGCAGGGTCAGGAATACCTGGTGCTGGGCGGCCAGACCTGGACCCTGCTGCTGCAGGCGGACGGCGCGTTTGCGCCCGCCCAGGGGCTGCAGGACGCGCGTCAGGTGCTGGCGGCGGGCGTGCTGGCCTCGCTGCTGCTGAGCCTGCTGAGCTGGGCCCTGGGCAGTTCGCGCGAGCGTGCCCATGTGCTGGCGCAAGACATGACGGCGGCCTTGCGCCGCAGCGAGCAGCGCTGGGCCTTTGCGCTGGAGGGCGCCGGCGATGGCATCTGGGATTGGGAGATACCCAGCCAGAAGCTCAGCACCTCGCCGCGCTGGAAGTCCATCATGAATCTGCCGGACGCCTCCGCCGAGCCCAATATGAGCCAGGTGCTGGCCAGCATCCATGGCGACGACCGCATGCGCGTGCAGGCCGAGTTCCAGCATTGCCTGGACGGGCTGGTCCCGGCGGTGGCGCTGGAGTACCGCATCGCCGATGGCCAGGGCGGCTGGCGCTGGGTGCTGGTGCGCGGCACCGTGGTGGAGCGCGATGCCCAGCAGCGCCCGCTGCGCATGCTGGGCACGCTCTCCGACATCCAGGCGCGGCGCGAATCCGAGGAACGCGTGCGCTTCATGGCCAGCCACGATCCACTCACCGAGCTGGCCAACCGTGCGCATTTCCAGGAGCGCATGAACTACAGCCTGGCGAACGCGCGCCGCTACCACGAGACCCTGGGCCTGATCCTGCTGGACCTGGATCGCTTCAAGCCCATCAACGACCAGTTCGGCCATGCGGTGGGCGACCAGCTGCTGCAGACCGTGGCCAAGCGCCTGAAGAACGCGGTGCGCGAGACCGACACCGTGGGCCGCATCGGCGGCGACGAATTCGTGGTGCTGCTCACCGGCCCGGTGACGCGCGACTCCGCCCAGGTGGTGGCCGACAAGATCTTCAACCAGCTCGCCATGCCGATGGAGATCGCCGGCGTGCACCTGGAGCTGACCTGCTCGCTGGGCCTGGCCATCTATCCCGAGGACGGGCAGGACGAGCTCAGCCTCACCAAGGCGGCCGACGACGCCATGTACCGCAACAAGCGCGCCGGCCGCGCCTGGATGGGCAACGGCGAACTCAGAGGCCCCTGA
- the radA gene encoding DNA repair protein RadA produces the protein MAKEKSIYTCSECGGTNAKWLGKCPHCGEWNTLVESVAEPSGGAKNRYQSLAKSQPVATLSEIEASDFERTPTGQDELDRVLGGGIVAGGVVLIGGDPGIGKSTLLLQAVDALSQQLKVLYVTGEESGAQVAMRARRLGLAGTQVRVLAEISLEKILATIEVEQPGFVVIDSIQTMYSEQLSSAPGSVAQVRECAAQLTRTAKAGGCAMVLVGHVTKEGALAGPRVLEHIVDTVLYFEGDTHSSFRLVRAIKNRFGAVNEIGVFAMTDKGLKGVTNPSAIFLSTHGEPVPGSCVLVTLEGTRPLLVELQALVDGGGPSPRRLSVGLERDRLAMLLAVLHRHAGVMTNDQDVFVNAVGGVRISEPAADLAVMLAIQSSLRGKPLPKGFIAFGEVGLAGEVRPAPRGQERLKEAAKLGFSVAVVPKANAPKKAIEGLTVHAVERIEEAIAIIRGL, from the coding sequence ATGGCGAAAGAGAAATCGATTTACACCTGCAGCGAATGCGGCGGCACCAATGCGAAGTGGCTGGGCAAGTGCCCGCATTGCGGTGAGTGGAACACCCTGGTCGAGTCGGTGGCCGAGCCCAGCGGCGGCGCGAAAAACCGCTACCAGTCGCTGGCCAAGAGCCAGCCGGTGGCGACGCTGAGCGAGATCGAGGCGAGCGACTTCGAGCGCACCCCCACCGGCCAGGACGAGTTGGACCGCGTGCTGGGCGGCGGCATCGTGGCCGGCGGCGTGGTGCTGATCGGCGGCGATCCGGGCATCGGCAAGTCCACCCTGCTGCTGCAGGCGGTGGATGCCTTGTCGCAGCAGCTGAAGGTCTTGTATGTCACCGGCGAGGAGTCGGGCGCACAGGTGGCGATGCGCGCGCGCCGCCTCGGCCTGGCCGGCACCCAGGTGCGCGTGCTGGCCGAGATCAGCCTGGAGAAGATCCTCGCCACCATCGAGGTCGAGCAGCCCGGCTTTGTGGTGATCGACTCGATCCAGACCATGTATTCCGAGCAGCTCAGCTCGGCGCCGGGCTCGGTGGCCCAGGTGCGCGAATGCGCGGCCCAGCTGACGCGCACCGCCAAGGCCGGCGGCTGCGCCATGGTGCTGGTGGGCCATGTGACCAAGGAGGGTGCGCTGGCCGGCCCGCGCGTGCTGGAGCACATCGTCGACACCGTGCTGTATTTCGAGGGCGACACGCACAGCAGCTTCCGGCTGGTGCGCGCGATCAAGAACCGCTTCGGCGCGGTCAACGAGATCGGCGTGTTCGCGATGACCGACAAGGGGCTCAAGGGCGTGACCAACCCGAGCGCGATCTTTCTCTCCACCCACGGCGAGCCGGTGCCGGGCAGCTGCGTGCTGGTGACGCTGGAGGGCACGCGCCCGCTGCTGGTGGAGCTGCAGGCCCTGGTGGACGGCGGCGGCCCGAGCCCGCGGCGGCTCTCGGTGGGCCTGGAGCGCGACCGCCTGGCGATGCTGCTGGCGGTGCTGCACCGCCATGCCGGGGTGATGACCAACGACCAGGATGTGTTCGTCAACGCGGTGGGCGGGGTGCGCATCAGCGAGCCCGCGGCCGACCTGGCGGTGATGCTGGCGATCCAGAGCAGCCTGCGCGGCAAGCCCTTGCCCAAGGGCTTCATCGCCTTCGGCGAGGTGGGCCTGGCGGGCGAGGTGCGGCCGGCGCCGCGCGGTCAGGAGCGCCTGAAGGAGGCCGCCAAGCTGGGCTTCAGCGTCGCCGTGGTGCCCAAGGCCAATGCGCCCAAGAAGGCCATCGAGGGGCTCACCGTGCATGCGGTGGAGCGCATCGAGGAAGCCATCGCCATCATCAGGGGCCTCTGA
- a CDS encoding DUF2505 domain-containing protein, producing the protein MQLSLTQDFPAGMDRLWAVFGRPDYVQQKYAALGAGALRLLHFECSATLIALELERALPLDPARMPAWARRLVGSTLNLRQRSRWRRLGPAQVEAELEIAPLGLPVHAQGHGQISEIAGGSCRMQLSWQLRSALPLLGGRVEHLLAEQLKRALAQDHAFTLSYLRQHPG; encoded by the coding sequence ATGCAGCTGAGCCTGACGCAGGACTTCCCGGCCGGCATGGACAGGCTGTGGGCGGTGTTCGGGCGGCCCGACTATGTGCAGCAGAAATACGCGGCGCTGGGCGCGGGTGCTCTGCGCCTGCTGCATTTCGAGTGCTCCGCCACGCTCATCGCGCTGGAGCTGGAGCGCGCGCTGCCGCTGGACCCGGCACGCATGCCCGCCTGGGCACGCCGCCTGGTCGGCAGCACCCTGAACTTGCGGCAGCGCAGCCGCTGGCGTCGGCTCGGGCCGGCGCAGGTGGAGGCCGAGCTGGAAATCGCACCCCTGGGCCTGCCCGTGCATGCGCAGGGCCATGGCCAGATCAGCGAAATCGCCGGCGGCAGCTGCCGCATGCAGCTGAGCTGGCAGCTGCGTTCCGCCCTGCCCCTGCTGGGTGGGCGCGTGGAGCATCTGCTGGCCGAGCAGTTGAAGCGCGCGCTGGCGCAGGACCATGCCTTCACCCTGAGCTATCTGCGCCAGCATCCGGGCTGA
- a CDS encoding sodium:solute symporter, which translates to MRPALLLAFILGYFALLLAVAWWRSRAADNQSFFIGNRNSHWMLVAFGMIGTSLSGVTFISVPGAVGSTAFSYFQIALGQFAGYLVIAYVLLPLYYRLELTSIYRYLGQRFGVSAHRTGAGIFIVSRTLGATARLYLVVRVLQDSVLAALGLPFWFSALVILLMILLYTYEGGVRTIVWTDTLQTIGMLAGLVICTGFLLQALDLSAWQAWQSLRAEGLARVFHTEPESRFFAAKQLLAGAAIAIAMTGMDQEMMQKNISVRRLADAQKNVVVLALIMLGVVALFLFLGGLLQLYATQAGMTARGDALFAAVVLGHLPAWVQLVFVLALISALFPSADGAITALTSSTCIDLLGLQQRDDWDEARRRQVRHRVHLGFAALFLALVLAFRAIDSASMIGLILKLAGYTYGPLLGLFAFGMLTRRSLHGPAVPLVCLAAPALCWLIDSQQRRWFGSYEIGLELLLLNAALCFAGLWLCSGTAQRQRVRAPAA; encoded by the coding sequence ATGCGCCCCGCCCTGCTGCTGGCCTTCATCCTCGGCTATTTCGCCCTGCTGCTGGCGGTGGCCTGGTGGCGCTCGCGCGCCGCTGACAACCAGAGCTTCTTCATCGGCAACCGCAACAGCCACTGGATGCTGGTGGCCTTCGGCATGATCGGCACCTCGCTCTCGGGCGTGACCTTCATCAGCGTGCCGGGTGCCGTGGGCAGCACCGCCTTCAGCTATTTCCAGATCGCGCTGGGCCAGTTCGCCGGCTATCTGGTGATCGCCTATGTGCTGCTGCCGCTGTATTACCGGCTCGAGCTCACCTCGATCTACCGCTATCTGGGCCAGCGCTTCGGCGTCAGCGCGCATCGCACCGGGGCCGGCATCTTCATCGTCTCGCGCACCCTGGGCGCCACCGCACGCCTGTACCTGGTGGTGCGCGTGCTGCAGGACAGCGTGCTGGCGGCGCTCGGCCTGCCCTTCTGGTTCAGCGCCCTGGTGATCCTGCTGATGATCCTGCTCTACACCTACGAGGGCGGGGTGCGCACCATCGTCTGGACCGACACCCTGCAGACCATCGGCATGCTGGCGGGGCTGGTGATCTGCACGGGCTTTCTGCTGCAGGCGCTGGACCTGAGCGCCTGGCAGGCCTGGCAGAGCCTGCGCGCCGAGGGCCTGGCCCGGGTCTTCCACACCGAGCCCGAGAGCCGCTTCTTTGCGGCCAAGCAGCTGCTGGCCGGCGCCGCCATCGCCATCGCGATGACCGGCATGGACCAGGAAATGATGCAGAAGAACATCTCGGTGCGCCGGCTGGCGGACGCGCAGAAGAACGTCGTCGTGCTGGCCCTCATCATGCTGGGCGTGGTGGCGCTGTTCCTGTTCCTGGGCGGCCTGCTGCAGCTGTATGCGACCCAGGCCGGCATGACGGCGCGCGGCGACGCGCTCTTCGCCGCCGTGGTGCTGGGGCATCTGCCGGCCTGGGTACAGCTGGTGTTCGTGCTGGCGCTGATCTCGGCCCTGTTCCCGAGCGCCGATGGCGCCATCACCGCGCTGACCTCCAGCACCTGCATCGACCTGCTGGGCCTGCAGCAGCGCGACGACTGGGACGAGGCCCGGCGCCGCCAGGTGCGGCACCGCGTGCATCTGGGCTTTGCCGCGCTGTTCCTGGCCCTGGTGCTGGCGTTTCGCGCCATCGACAGCGCCAGCATGATCGGCCTGATCCTCAAGCTGGCCGGCTACACCTACGGGCCGCTGCTGGGCCTGTTCGCCTTCGGCATGCTGACGCGGCGCAGCCTGCACGGGCCGGCCGTGCCGCTCGTCTGCCTGGCCGCACCGGCGCTGTGCTGGCTGATCGACAGCCAGCAGCGCCGCTGGTTCGGTAGCTATGAAATCGGGCTGGAACTGCTGCTGCTGAACGCGGCGCTGTGCTTTGCCGGGCTGTGGCTGTGCAGCGGCACGGCGCAGCGGCAGCGCGTGCGTGCGCCGGCCGCTTGA
- a CDS encoding LysE family transporter — MEFSVWLAFFAASWAISLSPGAGAIAAMSSGLNHGFKRGYFTTFGLVLGITTQIIFVGAGLGALIAASSLGFAIVKWLGVAYLVYLGVQQWRAPAKPMVAESDASGMVTRRQLVLRGWAINAVNPKGTVFLLAVVPQFLDLHASLAHQYLVIGATLCFTDLVVMAGYTVLAARVLSALRSERHLKALNRTFGSLFIAAGALLATFKRAA; from the coding sequence ATGGAGTTTTCCGTCTGGCTGGCGTTTTTCGCCGCATCGTGGGCGATCAGCCTGTCCCCCGGCGCCGGCGCCATCGCTGCCATGAGCTCCGGGCTCAACCATGGTTTCAAGCGCGGCTACTTCACCACCTTCGGCCTGGTGCTGGGCATCACCACCCAGATCATCTTCGTGGGCGCCGGCCTGGGCGCCCTGATCGCGGCCTCCAGCCTGGGCTTTGCCATCGTCAAATGGCTGGGCGTGGCCTATCTGGTCTATCTGGGCGTGCAGCAATGGCGCGCGCCGGCCAAGCCGATGGTGGCCGAGAGCGACGCTTCCGGCATGGTGACGCGCCGCCAGCTGGTGCTGCGCGGCTGGGCCATCAATGCGGTGAACCCCAAGGGCACGGTGTTCCTGCTGGCCGTGGTGCCGCAGTTCCTGGACCTGCATGCCAGCCTGGCCCACCAGTACCTGGTGATCGGCGCCACCCTGTGCTTCACCGACCTGGTGGTGATGGCCGGCTACACCGTGCTGGCCGCCCGCGTGCTGTCGGCGCTGCGCTCGGAGCGGCATCTGAAGGCGCTGAACCGTACCTTCGGTTCGCTCTTCATCGCCGCCGGCGCGCTGCTCGCCACGTTCAAGCGCGCGGCCTGA
- a CDS encoding DMT family transporter → MSQVSDRWLFWIPTLIWASTWHVILYQLDSGVPVLNSVAWRFALAALMLAGLARVRGEALLSMPRSAHLLLLATGIVQYGGNYVSVYEAERHIPTGLVAVLFCLSVFINALSGRYFFGQTVTRRFLVCASGGVAGVVLIFWPEIAATGARPTAALGLGLGLLAVLTACTGNVLTLTLTRRGLALVPVLAWSMGYGALFLLLASLASGQGLHFAWQPAYLLSLAYLAVAGSVTAFVLYFKLAQRQGPARAALTGVVIPVIALVISAALEGWVPSTLSMAGMALCLGSIYVATRPA, encoded by the coding sequence ATGTCCCAAGTTTCTGATCGCTGGCTGTTCTGGATCCCCACCCTGATCTGGGCCAGTACCTGGCATGTGATCCTGTATCAGCTGGACAGTGGCGTGCCGGTGCTCAACTCGGTGGCCTGGCGCTTTGCCCTGGCGGCCCTGATGCTGGCGGGCCTGGCGCGTGTGCGTGGTGAGGCCCTGCTCAGCATGCCGCGCTCGGCCCATCTGCTGCTGCTGGCCACCGGCATCGTGCAGTACGGCGGCAATTACGTGTCGGTCTACGAGGCCGAGCGCCATATCCCCACCGGCCTGGTGGCGGTGCTGTTCTGTCTGAGCGTGTTCATCAATGCCCTCAGCGGCCGCTACTTTTTCGGACAAACGGTGACGCGGCGCTTCCTGGTCTGTGCCAGCGGCGGCGTGGCCGGCGTGGTGCTGATCTTCTGGCCCGAGATTGCCGCCACCGGCGCGCGCCCGACGGCGGCCCTGGGGCTGGGTTTGGGCTTGCTGGCCGTGCTGACAGCCTGCACCGGCAATGTGCTGACGCTCACCCTCACGCGCCGCGGCCTCGCCCTGGTGCCGGTGCTGGCCTGGAGCATGGGCTATGGCGCGCTGTTCCTGCTGCTGGCCTCGCTGGCCAGCGGGCAGGGCCTGCACTTCGCCTGGCAGCCCGCCTACTTGCTCAGCCTGGCGTACTTGGCGGTGGCGGGCTCGGTGACGGCCTTTGTGCTGTATTTCAAGCTGGCGCAGCGCCAGGGGCCGGCGCGGGCCGCCCTCACCGGGGTGGTGATTCCGGTGATCGCCCTGGTGATCTCCGCCGCGCTGGAGGGCTGGGTGCCCAGCACGCTGTCGATGGCTGGCATGGCGCTGTGCCTGGGCAGCATCTATGTGGCGACGCGGCCTGCCTAG